From one Coffea eugenioides isolate CCC68of chromosome 11, Ceug_1.0, whole genome shotgun sequence genomic stretch:
- the LOC113752984 gene encoding protein PLANT CADMIUM RESISTANCE 2-like: MYPSVSKEYQKSPPPSAPPAPPEPPAPPYSQPPVTGIPVIPPANYHYVDHYQPRPQFPIPTDPSSGSGNWSTGLCGCCSDCSTCCLTCWLPCVTFGQVAEIVDKGSTPCVVSAGLYGLLCYFSGCGCIYSGFYRNRMRRQYMLPESPCPDFLVHCCCECCALCQEHRHLKSQGFDMSLGWRENVERQNGGRTMSSPVIPQGMNR, translated from the exons ATGTATCCATCTGTATCAAAAGAGTATCAAAAATCTCCACCGCCCTCAGCGCCACCAGCACCACCAGAACCACCAGCACCACCGTACAGTCAGCCTCCGGTGACGGGGATTCCGGTGATACCACCGGCAAACTACCACTATGTCGATCACTATCAGCCACGACCTCAGTTTCCTATTCCAACAGATCCTTCTTCAGGTTCAGGGAATTGGTCCACCGGCCTTTGCGGCTGTTGCTCCGATTGCTCAACTT GTTGCTTAACATGTTGGTTGCCATGTGTGACTTTTGGACAAGTTGCAGAAATTGTAGACAAAGGATCAACTC CTTGTGTGGTAAGTGCAGGGCTGTATGGGCTGCTATGCTATTTCAGTGGCTGTGGATGCATTTACTCTGGCTTCTACCGCAATAGAATGAGGAGGCAATATATGTTGCCTGAAAGCCCTTGTCCAGATTTTCTTGTTCATTGCTGCTGTGAATGTTGTGCCCTGTGTCAAGAACATCGTCACCTCAAAAGCCAGGGATTTGACATGTCACTTG GTTGGCGTGAAAATGTGGAGAGACAAAATGGTGGACGGACAATGTCTTCACCGGTTATTCCACAAGGAATGAATCGATAG
- the LOC113754353 gene encoding protein PLANT CADMIUM RESISTANCE 2-like yields the protein MPPSYSYTDNYKPQAAAHFHANTTGSWSTGLCDCFSDVPNCCMTCWCPCITFGQIAEIVDEGSTSCGASGALYGLLAYFTGCACIYSCFYRTKLRQQYMLPESPCGDCLVHFCCDSCALCQEYRELKNRGFDMSIGWQGNVAKQNGGVTSAPNFQGGMNR from the exons ATGCCCCCGAGCTACAGTTATACTGATAATTATAAGCCTCAAGCTGCAGCCCATTTCCATGCTAATACAACTGGTTCATGGTCTACTGGCCTTTGTGACTGCTTTTCCGACGTCCCAAATT GTTGCATGACATGCTGGTGTCCGTGCATAACCTTTGGACAAATTGCAGAAATTGTAGATGAAGGGTCAACTT CCTGTGGAGCAAGTGGGGCACTTTATGGCTTATTAGCCTATTTTACTGGCTGTGCATGCATATATTCTTGCTTCTACCGTACCAAACTGAGGCAGCAATACATGTTACCTGAAAGCCCTTGTGGGGATTGCCTAGTCCATTTTTGTTGTGATTCTTGTGCCTTGTGTCAAGAGTATCGTGAGCTCAAAAATCGTGGATTCGACATGTCAATTG GTTGGCAAGGAAATGTGGCGAAGCAAAATGGTGGAGTGACAAGTGCACCAAATTTTCAAGGAGGAATGAACCGATAG
- the LOC113752985 gene encoding protein PLANT CADMIUM RESISTANCE 2-like, with amino-acid sequence MYNSNLKEDLKYSAPPASYGSEFTTGIPVSTGSTQSYYSDQQSYAVKPKPQVPWSTGLCDCTSDVRNCCITCWCPCITFGQVAEIVDKGSSSCGSNGALYTLIACVTGCACFYSCFYRSKMRQQHSLHETPCGDCLVHCFCEPCALCQEHRELKNRGFEMEIGWHGNMERQNKGGVSMTAVAPTVEGGMSR; translated from the exons ATGTACAATTCGAATTTGAAGGAGGATCTAAAGTATTCAGCACCACCAGCTTCATACGGAAGCGAATTCACAACTGGAATTCCAGTCAGCACTGGCTCAACCCAAAGTTACTATTCAGATCAGCAAAGCTACGCTGTCAAGCCTAAACCTCAGGTCCCCTGGTCAACTGGTTTGTGTGACTGCACTTCCGATGTCCGGAACT GTTGCATCACATGCTGGTGCCCATGCATTACTTTCGGACAAGTTGCTGAGATTGTAGATAAAGGATCAAGCT CGTGTGGATCAAATGGAGCCCTTTATACACTTATTGCCTGTGTGACTGGCTGTGCCTGTTTCTACTCTTGTTTCTACCGGTCAAAGATGAGGCAGCAACACTCCTTGCATGAAACTCCCTGTGGGGATTGCTTAGTCCACTGCTTTTGTGAGCCGTGTGCCTTGTGCCAGGAGCATCGTGAGCTGAAAAATCGAGGATTTGAGATGGAAATTG GATGGCATGGAAACATGGAGAGGCAGAATAAAGGAGGAGTTTCAATGACCGCAGTGGCTCCTACAGTTGAAGGAGGGATGAGCAGATAA